From a region of the Podospora pseudopauciseta strain CBS 411.78 chromosome 7 map unlocalized CBS411.78m_7, whole genome shotgun sequence genome:
- the vps16 gene encoding Vacuolar protein sorting-associated protein 16 (BUSCO:EOG09260FL2; EggNog:ENOG503NUD7; COG:U), with protein MDVAHPTAGWEQLGPSFYRKVQLYTQVFDQDLDLDNYIVAGAPYSGAIALYRDEGKLVAYQPTRTSKPSIDIYSCAGGEPILSIPWDSGSIKGLGWSEDEKLLVVTADGTVRCYFDLQGEFTQFSLGNGAEDSGVKSCRFYAHGLVVLLNNNSLVSVSSYSEPRPKLLAPPPEGEVHSWSLIPPSYTNSRSVEVLLSIGQTIYVSDAAACDDRGLDQGPFTHITVSPNGKFVALYTKAGRVYVINSTFEENLSEHDSKSKIPPKYVEWCGKDAVVIAWEDEVHLVGPYGSSAKFYYDSGRVHLLPDYDGVRIIANDRCDFLQKVPEDTEEVFKLGSDSPASILLDAVEQLEMQSPKADDNVQLIRPHLVEAVDKCVNAAGQEFSEHWQKQLLKAASFGKSVLDIYNSDDFVDMCETLRVLNAVRNYKIGLPLSYEQYQRLSPSGLITRLLNRHEYLLALRIASYLRLPTDKIYVHWASAKVRLGSEDDDTACRKIVEKLSGKPGISFEAIARAAYEEGRGRLATELLNHEPRAGRQVPLLLSMEEDELALDKAIESGDTDLIYFVLHQLRRKLPLASFFRVINSRPTATALVEAAAHEGDGDGHEDTAMLKDLYYQDDRRVDGAAVFVREALRQPESRTAGDKLALAAKLLADNPKENVFEIGAVREANLLLRMQEGFDRDLGDNFTGLSVNQTMFKLYRLGYSGRAKKIQGEFKVPERVAWWVRLQALVAKRDWNEIEEISKQRKSPIGWEPFFNQCLQAGNPRLAAVFVPKCTGLEQGATITMYEKCGMRVRAAEEAVKLKDGDAWLRLLEAAGRGTNEGREIERVGGQVFGGRGR; from the exons ATGGACGTCGCTCATCCAACTGCAGGCTGGGAACAGCTTGGCCCGTCTTTTTACCGCAAGGTTCAGCTGTATACGCAGGTTTTTGATCAGGATCTGGACCTTGACAACTACATCGTCGCTGGTGCACCTTATAGCGGTGCTATAG CTTTATATCGTGATGAAGGCAAACTGGTAGCTTACCAGCCCACAAGAACATCCAAACCAAGCATCGACATTTACAGCTGCGCTGGGGGTGAGCCCATACTCTCTATCCCATGGGACAGCGGCTCTATCAAGGGCCTTGGCTGGTCTGAGGATGAGAAGTTGCTGGTCGTCACCGCCGACGGTACTGTGAGATGTTACTTTGATTTACAGGGAGAGTTTACACAGTTCTCTCTGGGAAATGGTGCTGAGGATTCGGGTGTTAAGTCATGCCGATTCTATGCCCATGGGCTGGTTGTGCTGTTGAACAACAACTCTCTCGTCTCAGTCTCATCATATAGCGAGCCTCGGCCGAAGCTTCTTGCACCACCTCCCGAGGGAGAGGTTCACTCGTGGAGTCTTATACCGCCGTCATATACCAACTCTCGGTCTGTCGAAGTGCTGTTGAGCATTGGCCAAACTATCTATGTTTCCGATGCCGCAGCTTGTGACGATCGAGGCCTGGATCAAGGACCCTTCACTCATATCACTGTATCGCCAAACGGAAAGTTTGTCGCCTTATACACCAAGGCCGGCAGAGTATACGTTATCAACAGCACTTTTGAGGAGAACCTGAGCGAGCATGACTCCAAATCCAAGATCCCACCAAAATACGTCGAGTGGTGTGGTAAAGACGCTGTTGTCATCGCTTGGGAAGACGAGGTCCATCTCGTTGGTCCATATGGGTCATCGGCCAAGTTCTATTACGACAGTGGCCGTGTCCATCTGTTACCTG ACTATGATGGTGTAAGGATCATTGCCAATGATAGATGTGATTTCCTTCAAAAAGTGCCAGAGGACACGGAAGAGGTGTTCAAACTGGGCTCAGACTCGCCGGCATCCATCCTCCTAGATGCCGTCGAGCAGCTCGAAATGCAGTCCCCAAAGGCCGATGACAACGTCCAGCTCATACGTCCTCACCTTGTCGAAGCAGTGGACAAATGCGTCAACGCTGCCGGTCAAGAATTCAGTGAACATTGGCAAAAGCAACTCCTCAAAGCCGCTTCCTTTGGCAAATCCGTTCTTGATATCTACAACAGCGATGACTTTGTCGACATGTGCGAGACCCTCCGCGTTCTCAATGCTGTACGCAACTACAAAATCGGCCTCCCCTTGTCCTACGAACAATACCAACGCCTCTCGCCCTCGGGACTCATCACCCGTCTCCTCAACCGCCATGAATACCTTCTCGCTCTCCGCATAGCATCctacctccgcctccccaccGACAAAATCTACGTCCACTGGGCGTCAGCCAAAGTCCGCCTCGGCTCCGAAGACGACGACACCGCCTGCCGCAAAATAGTCGAAAAGCTCTCCGGCAAACCGGGCATCTCGTTCGAAGCCATCGCCAGAGCCGCCTACGAAGAGGGAAGGGGTCGTCTAGCTACCGAACTGCTTAACCACGAGCCCCGAGCAGGTAGACAAGTCCCACTACTTCTCTCcatggaagaagacgagCTCGCCCTAGACAAAGCAATCGAATCAGGCGACACAGACCTCATCTACTTtgtcctccaccaactccgCCGCAAACTCCCCCTCGCGTCGTTTTTCCGCGTGATCAACTCCCGCCCTACCGCCACCGCCCTGGTTGAAGCAGCTGCTCACGAGGGAGACGGTGACGGCCACGAGGACACAGCCATGCTGAAAGACCTCTACTATCAAGACGATCGTCGTGTCGACGGCGCGGCGGTGTTTGTGAGGGAGGCGCTACGTCAACCGGAGAGCAGGACCGCGGGTGATAAGTTGGCCTTGGCGGCGAAGTTGCTGGCTGATAACCCCAAGGAGAACGTATTCGAGATCGGTGCGGTGAGGGAAGCGAATTTGCTGCTGAGAATGCAAGAGGGGTTCGACCGTGACCTCGGTGATAACTTTACCGGCTTGAGCGTAAACCAGACAATGTTTAAGCTCTACCGGTTGGGGTACAGTGGCAGGGCGAAGAAGATACAGGGGGAGTTCAAAGTGCCGGAGAGGGTAGCGTGGTGGGTTAG GCTTCAGGCCCTGGTAGCAAAAAGAGACTGGAACGAGATTGAGGAGATTTCTAAACAGCGGAAGAGCCCGATTGGGTGGGAGCCGTTCTTCAACCAGTGCCTCCAGGCGGGCAACCCCAGGCTGGCGGCGGTTTTTGTGCCAAAGTGCACGGGGTTGGAGCAGGGGGCTACGATTACCATGTATGAGAAGTGCGGGATGAGGGTcagggcggcggaggaggcggtcaagTTGAAGGATGGGGACGCgtggttgaggttgctggaggcggcgggACGGGGGACGAacgaggggagggagattgagcgggttggggggcaggtttttggtgggagggggaggtaa
- the ATG16 gene encoding autophagy protein 16, interacts with Atg12p-Atg5p (COG:U; EggNog:ENOG503P5FB), with amino-acid sequence MQNWRTEYITGIKDAEKQHPVNRELIAAYSQLCDRLSTLEAEKALLQSQLQQQQQQQQQPPPSSSRKTTTTTPPPTSPPSSDDTNATITRLRLDLTEALRSKSQFQSRLAKSDDELARLRTKTTSDSKALADLTAQARTLSRKLRDREEELRAKNKLVADVQDELAVLNMQLDQVEKQRAKREAEYNHLLSRYMVRVEQETEAMNLEHDKSSSSSTKQKR; translated from the exons ATGCAAAACTGGCGAACAGAATACATCACCGGAATCAAGGATGCCGAGAAGCAACATCCCGTCAACCGGGAGCTAATCGCAGCAT ACTCCCAACTCTGCGACCgcctctccaccctcgaaGCCGAAAAAGCCCTCCTCCAATCtcaactccaacaacaacaacaacaacaacaacaaccccctccttcctcctcccggaaaaccaccaccaccaccccgcctccaacctcccccccctcttctgaCGATACCAACGCAACTATTACCCGCCTCCGCCTTGACCTAACCGAAGCCCTCCGCTCCAAATCCCAATTCCAATCCCGCCTCGCAAAATCCGACGATGAGCTCGCCCGCCTCCGCACAAAAACCACCTCCGATTCCAAAGCCCTCGCAGACCTGACCGCCCAAGCCCGGACACTATCCCGCAAACTCCGTGACCGAGAAGAAGAACTCCGCGCGAAAAACAAGCTCGTCGCCGACGTCCAAGATGAGCTCGCCGTGCTAAACATGCAGCTCGACCAGGTGGAAAAGCAGCGCGCAAAGAGAGAGGCCGAGTACAACCACCTCCTGAGCCGGTATATGGTGCGCGTGGAGCAGGAGACCGAGGCGATGAATCTGGAGCATGAcaaatcttcttcttcatcaacaaaacAGAAGAGGTGA
- the DOT1 gene encoding Nucleosomal histone H3-Lys79 methylase (EggNog:ENOG503NVIQ; COG:B), with product MSIFNQKSKFKVKTEVRAVKKTLPEKPKPKSTSAPPSTSRITSSVRASPSTTSTPRASPLPPSARKSQNGSSRYLDPSSALKVPSSSTSSNSRKRPRASHSPASPSFDSDSDSDSASDDDWQDQLDPRKRLKRLEQLRRHDPNRRVRHPKMWKGDRESEGELLPIIHAVEVASLSEKCQPVMGLSRDEVGVRLRYPGSNHKEKYELVKGKDKIEGAQDILTVVRHVASIYLSEEEARPFLDQNSGIYRRLERCKNLNDGKGFKEALKEYSESLFALQRKGVIAKNLETMRGVPQELVAFILDQVYDRTVAPKVELLAKYENGTDNVYGELLHPFISDIFERTQLTSDMVFVDLGSGVGNVVLQAALEIGCESWGCEMMENACNLADAQKKEFAARCRLWGVAPGKVYLERGDFRKNEPILESLKRADVVLVNNQAFTSQLNDNLVNMFLDLKIGCKIVSLKTFVHDNKLAENDVASSILDVEHLTYPEEYVSWTGAAGTYCISTRK from the exons ATGAGTATCTTCAACCAAAAATCAAAATTCAAAGTAAAAACCGAAGTCCGCGCCGTAAAGAAGACCCTCCCCGAAAAACCCAAGCCAAAATCTACCTCCGccccaccctccacctcccgaaTCACCTCCTCGGTGCGCgcatccccctccacaacctcaacacctcgcgcttcccccctcccgccctccGCCCGCAAGTCCCAAAATGGCTCCTCCCGCTACCTCGATCCATCCTCCGCCCTGAAAGTCCCTTCCTCCTCTACATCCAGCAACAGCCGAAAGCGACCTCGAGCCAGCcactcccccgcctccccgtCCTTCGACTCAGACTCCGATTCTGACTCCGCCTCCGACGACGACTGGCAAGACCAGCTCGACCCACGAAAGCGCCTCAAGCGTCTCGAACAGCTGCGGCGACATGACCCCAACCGCCGGGTCCGCCACCCAAAGATGTGGAAGGGCGACAGGGAGTCCGAAGGCGAGTTGCTGCCAATAATTCACGCCGTCGAAGTCGCCAGCCTCAGCGAAAAGTGCCAACCGGTTATGGGACTGTCAAGAGATGAGGTAGGCGTCCGGTTGCGCTACCCGGGCTCGAACCACAAGGAGAA ATACGAACTGGTAAAAGGTAAAGACAAGATCGAAGGCGCTCAAGACATCCTGACCGTTGTCCGCCACGTCGCATCCATCTACCTCTCCGAAGAGGAAGCCCGCCCGTTTCTAGACCAAAACTCCGGCATCTACCGCCGGTTAGAACGCTGCAAAAATCTAAACGATGGCAAGGGTTTCAAAGAAGCGCTCAAAGAATATAGCGAAAGTCTGTTCGCCCTCCAGCGCAAAGGTGTGATCGCCAAGAACCTAGAAACCATGCGAGGAGTCCCGCAGGAACTCGTCGCCTTCATCCTAGACCAGGTATACGACCGCACCGTAGCCCCCAAAGTCGAGCTCCTCGCCAAGTACGAAAACGGCACCGACAACGTCTACGGcgagctcctccaccccttcatCTCGGACATTTTCGAGCGCACCCAACTGACCTCGGACATGGTTTTTGTCGATTTGGGATCCGGCGTTGGCAACGTCGTGCTCCAAGCAGCCCTCGAAATAGGCTGCGAAAGTTGGGGATGCGAAATGATGGAAAACGCCTGCAACCTCGCCGACGCGCAGAAAAAGGAATTCGCCGCCCGCTGCCGGCTGTGGGGGGTAGCGCCCGGAAAGGTCTACCTCGAGAGGGGCGATTTCCGTAAGAACGAACCGATCCTCGAGTCCCTTAAGCGGGCCGACGTGGTGCTGGTGAACAATCAGGCCTTCACCTCGCAGCTCAACGACAACCTCGTCAACATGTTTCTCGACCTCAAGATTGGATGCAAGATTGTGTCGCTCAAGACGTTTGTGCACGACAACAAGCTGGCTGAGAACGATGTCGCTTCGTCGATCTTGGATGTGGAGCATTTGACGTACCCGGAGGAGTACGTCAGCTGGACGGGGGCGGCGGGGACGTATTGTATTTCGACGAGGAAGTAA